From one Plasmodium yoelii strain 17X genome assembly, chromosome: 12 genomic stretch:
- a CDS encoding PIR protein, which yields MEGSSYNIEDVYSAIKTISNYFEGSNNGQLTVSKKYENLINNYCHYENTSEGNCNNEHFKMISSGVIHLINNLKGKNVLDYDKLAEYAILWLCYILNIKENNNITNLNKFYTDYIEKNKCYNDKINDSDSITYKTIINKKKDLMDNNEISKFNAPFNTLYYLYYVARDGNPDCDTNLEYANSFAKEFEKLNNDPNNKENSSYNKLLSTLSNDYNNLINKYGENKCPDFNSLSKIEPKKNPVEDSGTYSGQISGETSEGASSPSITSKLIPGLSIFAIPVFLGVAYKYSLFGFDKLFQRQYIRKKLKKVKKKMKLNI from the exons GTAAAAAATACGAAAATTTAATCAACAATTATTGTCATTACGAGAATACCTCAGAAGGTAATTGTAATAATGAACATTTTAAAATGATTAGTTCTGGTGTTATTCATttgataaataatttaaagggTAAGAATGTTTTAGATTATGATAAACTTGCCGAATAcgctattttatggttatgttatatactaaatataaaggaaaataataatattaccaatttaaacaaattttatactgattatatagaaaaaaataagtgttataatgataaaataaatgatagtGATAGTATTACTTATAAgacaattataaataaaaaaaaagatttgatggataataatgaaatatctAAATTTAATGCCCcatttaatacattatattatttgtattatgtAGCTCGTGATGGAAATCCGGATTGCGATACAAACTTGGAATATGCTAATAGTTTTGCTAAAGAATTTGAAAAACTCAATAATGATcctaataataaagaaaacagttcatataataaattgttatctacattatcaaatgattataacaatttaataaataaatatggtgAAAATAAATGCCCCGATTTTAATTCACTTTCAAAAATAGAACCTAAAAAAAATCCTGTAGAAGATTCTGGAACATATTCTGGACAAATATCGGGGGAGACTTCTGAAGGTGCATCAAGTCCGTCGATAACaagcaaattaattccaggtttatcgatatttgcaATACCGGTTTTCTTGGGAGTTGCTTATaaa tattcattatttggatttgATAAGCTATTTCAAAGAcaatatataagaaaaaaattaaaaaaagtaaagaagaaaatgaaacttaatatatga
- a CDS encoding fam-a protein, with protein MNKGYIKIALTLLSLTGYMQNGAFATEHAENVANKTNSVHHESAFDKYKDMACYSIYENLVAIDHANNTSELLIKLSETSTDDYSTHPTENGDKIIYSKKIGNMDIGRLHLTIPSASNYYDVIEELWDFNDTQKYNYKFIKGSLARVYSKDLIIFEKLNIDPKYIPFVKKYVLAAKVKNSNDTTVILCPSRALNYLGKIDDEPNMKEILENTQLIETDIDPEEALIKLGTNISGFVIKKVENDQVDVTYINAIYDDGNSTKYFYDKKERYHAYMNILSLTQRI; from the exons atgaataaaggATATATTAAGATTGCTTTGACACTTTTAAGTCTCACAGGATATATGCAAAATGGAGCATTTGCAACCGAACATGCTGAAAATGTTGCTAATAAAACCAACTCCGTCCACCATGAATCAGC ATTTGACAAATACAAAGACATGGCATGTTATAgtatttatgaaaatttagtAGCAATAGATCATGCAAACAATACTTCAGAACTATTAATAAAACTTTCTGAGACTAGTACAGACGATTATTCGACCCATCCCACAGAAAATGgagataaaattatatattctaagaaaattggaaatatggATATTGGAAGACTTCATCTTACAATCCCATCTGCCTCTAAC taCTATGACGTAATAGAGGAACTCTGGGATTTCAATGATACCCAAAAATACAATTACAAGTTTATTAAGg GAAGTCTTGCTCGTGTATACTCCAAAGATTTAATCATCTTTGAAAAACTTAACATAGATCCTAAATATATACCCTtcgtaaaaaaatatgttttagcCGCAAAAGTTAAA AATTCAAATGACACAACTGTAATTCTTTGTCCTTCAAGAGCTCTAAATTATCTCGGTAAAATTGATGATGAACCTAATATGAAAGAAATATTAGAAAATACACAATTAATCGAAACTGACATTGATCCTGAGGAAGCATTAATCAAATTGGGTACTAATATATCCGGATTTGTAATTAAAAAAGTGGAAAATGATCAAGTTGATGTTACTTATATCAACGCT ATTTATGATGATGGAAATTCTACAAAGTATTTCTACGATAAAAAAGAGAGATATCACGCATATATGAATATCCTAAGCTTAACACAACGTATTTGA
- a CDS encoding PIR protein: protein MNKQVCEKFDNLWYKFPDELDSDKNYKFQTENFLDNYCFNYECTSDYGKINAGFFYLFNGLFGLSGLFNPRETSNINVVEYIMIWLCYMLNLKSTQDDSFTNLNNFYKTNIENHEKYNSFIDLINNKKKLMNISSDKVSKLYKLFKILCEMYTKIDDDNKKCNNYLKDANKFVDEYQKLLNDKDTDNGNNSYNQLLCTLSTDYDNLKSKCSDSSSFPEIKTPKNCVKRSEHSSQLISAQNSEAIAQSPSITNKLFIVLSIFGAIAFFLGISYKYSLFGFRKQFQKQKLRGKLKNIKKRMNH, encoded by the exons ATGAATAAGcaagtg TGTGAAAAGTTCGATAATTTATGGTATAAATTTCCTGATGAATTGGACagtgataaaaattataaatttcaaACAGAAAACTTCTTAGATAATTATTGTTTTAATTATGAATGTACTAGCGATTACGGaaaaattaatgctggatttttttatttgtttaatgGACTCTTTGGGCTTTCTGGTTTGTTTAATCCTCGCGAAACAAGTAACATCAATGTTGTTgaatacattatgatatggttatGTTATATGTTAAATCTGAAGAGTACTCAAGATGACAGCTTCACCAatctaaataatttttataaaacaaatatagaAAATCACGAAAAGTATAATAGTTTCATTGatcttataaataataaaaaaaaattgatgaaTATTTCTAGTGATAAAGTGTCTAAACTTTATaagttatttaaaattttatgtgAAATGTATACTAAAATTGATGATGacaataaaaaatgcaaTAACTATTTGAAAGATGCTAATAAATTTGTTGATGAATATCAAAAACTCCTTAATGATAAAGATACTGATAATGGAAACAATTCATATAATCAACTATTGTGTACtttatcaactgattatgataatttaaaaagtaAATGTAGCGATAGTTCATCCTTTCCAGAGATAAAAACACCAAAAAATTGTGTAAAAAGATCCGAACATAGTTCTCAACTAATTTCTGCACAAAATTCTGAAGCTATAGCACAAAGTCCGTCGAtaacaaacaaattatttatagttttatcgatatttggtgcaatagcattttttttaggaatttcttataag tattcgttatttggatttcggaaacaatttcaaaaacaaaaattaagaggaaaattaaaaaatataaagaagagaatgaatcattaa
- a CDS encoding fam-b protein, which translates to MRISILKYVIFSIIICFFEYAPNELCLERDVINFRNNRILADADNRFDLNSFYQSTLSLANQLNDYNDDDEEIIYIRNAINSHIKKHKESNTLPDLNNVDKKTKKLINELRTELEEVKKELDNKRNSEIAIQPIQDKIITKKDENISVSEYEDFNKLENEENFLESEDDNFEDEYNKIKSSNNYKKFKINGKIKKHEKKLFKKMVIFMVSQFLIVVSGAWYLGILFIPYTLSIIKKCWKLLNFRFKLKKVPR; encoded by the exons ATGAGAATcagtattttaaaatatgttattttttcaattattatttgtttttttgaatatgcCCCAAAT GAATTATGCCTTGAAAGAGATGTAATAAACTTTAGAAATAATAGGATATTAGCAGATGCAGATAACCGATTCGATTTAAATAGTTTTTATCAATCAACGTTGAGTCTTGCAAATCAACTTAATGACTACAATGATGATGACgaagaaattatatatattcgaAATGCTATAAATTCACATATAAAGAAGCATAAAGAAAGTAATACACTACCcgatttaaataatgtagataaaaaaactaaaaagtTAATTAATGAACTTCGGACAGAATTAGAAGAAGTAAAAAAAGAGCTTGATAATAAAAGGAATAGCGAAATAGCAATACAACCGATACAagacaaaataataacaaaaaaagatgaaaatatttcTGTATCAGAATATGAAGACTTTAATAAATtggaaaatgaagaaaatttCTTGGAGAGTGAAGATGACAATTTTGaagatgaatataataaaattaaatcaagtaataattataagaaattcaaaattaatggaaagataaaaaaacatgaaaaaaaactatttaaGAAGATGGTGATATTTATGGTATCCCAATTTTTGATAGTGGTATCAGGGGCGTGGTACTTAGGAATACTATTTATACCGTATACGCTTTCTATAATTAAGAAATGTTggaaattattaaattttcgctttaaattaaaaaaagtacCAAGATAA
- a CDS encoding PIR protein → MDDNLCGKIELIRKYLPDDSDESTSLDFYGYKSFENYCPNKNCHDDLEKITIGFLWLLEQYFIEYPPKGGVINYNKPFFLYIILWLSYKLNQNTEETFTTINDFYTDHIKNGGKYSNFNKDSNRFPFLEEFIEKNKDLLNIDIKDLSKFYDASKLICSMYANKYMNTDGNKLLNDATMFVKKYAELKDGSNTEGTSNNQILPALSADYNNIKEKSKHIQTIPEITADVSALISRVTSSSSSTGNKLFTVLSIFGAIAFFLGISYKYSLFGFRKRFQKQHLREKIKKIKKKMNH, encoded by the exons ATGGATGATAATCTA TGTGGAAAAATTGAACTTATAAGGAAATATTTACCTGATGACTCGGACGAATCTACATCACTTGATTTTTATGGATATAAGAGTTTCGAAAATTACTGTCCTAATAAAAACTGCCATGATGATCTCGAAAAAATTACGATTGGATTTTTATGGTTACTtgaacaatattttattgaATACCCACCTAAAGGTGGTGTTATAAACTATAATAAAccattttttctatatattattttatggttaagttacaAATTAAATCAAAACACAGAGGAAACGTTCACCACAATAAACGATTTTTATACtgatcatataaaaaatggtgGTAAATATAGTAATTTTAATAAGGATTCCAATAGATTTCCATTTCTTGAGGAAttcatagaaaaaaataaagatttgttgaatattgatattaaagatctttctaaattttatgatgcatccAAATTAATATGTAGTATGTATGCTAATAAATACATGAATACAGATGGCAACAAACTGTTAAATGATGCTACTAtgtttgttaaaaaatatgcagaGCTCAAAGATGGCAGTAATACTGAAGGTACCTCAAATAATCAAATATTGCCTGCTTTATCAgctgattataataatataaaagagAAATCTAAACATATCCAAACTATTCCAGAGATAACAGCAGACGTTTCTGCACTAATATCTAGAgttacatcatcaagttcgtcgacaggaaacaaattatttacagttttatcgatatttggtgcaatagcattttttttgggaatctcttataag tattcgttatttggatttcggaaacgatttcaaaaacaacatttaagagaaaaaataaaaaaaataaagaagaaaatgaatcattaa